A DNA window from Calliphora vicina chromosome 1, idCalVici1.1, whole genome shotgun sequence contains the following coding sequences:
- the LOC135948964 gene encoding uncharacterized protein LOC135948964: protein MNHLDLNNQLTIFWELEEVQEKPTISTEDVFCENLYKNTTFRENGRFVVVLPVKSEYTDNIPLGNSRNSALTQFLRNESRLKRNPQLKHDYDKVIEEYSLLNHMITVIPDLSAPPNSSFYLPHHSVLKPESTTTKLRVVFNASSSTSSGLSLNDVLHPGTVLQQDLTVLITRWRLFKYIFNADIEKMYRQILPLRENVTKRTVLSDIARLFDPAGWLAPKIVVAKMIMQQIWKDQIEWDENLKPETMRSWLLLISKLISSF, encoded by the exons ATGAATCATCTTGACCTAAACAATCAACTAACTATATTCTGGGAACTTGAAGAAGTTCAAGAAAAACCTACAATATCTACTGAAGATGTTTTCTGtgaaaacttatataaaaatacaacttttagaGAAAATGGTCGTTTCGTAGTGGTCCTACCCGTTAAATCCGAATATACTGATAATATACCCCTCGGCAACTCTCGCAACTCAGCCCTAACTCAATTTCTTAGAAATGAGAGTAGACTTAAAAGGAACCCACAATTAAAACACGATTACGACAAAGTAATTGAAGAATATTCACTTCTCAATCATATGATCACCGTAATACCAGACTTATCTGCTCCCCCTAACTCTTCGTTCTACTTACCCCACCATTCTGTGCTCAAGCCCGAAAGCACAACCACGAAACTTCGTGTTGTATTCAACGCATCTAGTTCCACTTCATCTGGATTAAGTCTGAATGACGTATTACATCCCGGAACAGTTTTACAGCAAGATTTAACTGTGCTAATTACTCGTTGGCGTTTgttcaaatacatatttaatgctGACATCGAAAAAATGTATCGGCAGATACTG CCTTTGCGAGAAAATGTCACAAAACGAACCGTACTATCAGATATTGCAAGATTGTTTGACCCAGCTGGATGGCTGGCCCCAAAGATTGTTGTCGCAAAAATGATTATGCAGCAGATTTGGAAGGACCAAATCGAATGGGATGAAAACTTAAAGCCAGAAACTATGCGCAGTTggcttttattgatatcaaaatTGATATCATCATTTTGA